CTCCACCGTCCAGGGCGCCGTCAGCCCAAGCAATTGCCGGTACAACTCCACGCTGTCCATCGCATGTCTCCCATGAAAACTATGCGCGACAGCTTACTACCGACCCACAGAAATGTCTGAAGAACCCTTTTTTCAAATACGTTCGAGCCCACCCAACCCGATTGTCAAAAACGGGCTGCTGACCGCTAGGGAGTAGCTCCACACGCTCTTCTTGCGAAAGATGAAAATGGTCCGCCAGCGCATCAGTGCACGCGCGGATCGACCGCTCCTGACCGTCGCTGAGCAACTTAAGGAGCGGCAACATAATGGTCTGGTAATCAGGAATACTCACGCCGTCACCTCATCATGTGGCCATCCACGATGAATCCGTTCCAGGCGGCCACGACCGTCTTGTTCCGGGACAATCCCTGAAGCAGACGCAAAGGATCCTGCTTCAGGTGGACATCGAAAAGGATCTCGATGTTGTCGAGCAAAACCAGCTCGCCTGGGGCTTCACCCACGATTTCGCCCAAGAGCCGCGGTAGCTGAAGCGCCCGTTGGCGTTCGGTGAGAAGAAGCATCCGGCGAGTGAGTTCGAGATTGACGTTGACGAGCGGTGCGGAGGTCGAAGCCGACACCTGCTGCAACGCGGACGTCTTCCCGCTTCCCGCCGGGCCCACCATCAGGATCAGGCGGTGATAGAGGGAGCACACCTCGCCGATCTTTCGCAGGACCTGATCCGCCAAGGGCTCCGCCATTACTCGCGCCCTCCGCCTTTCGCACGCCCTCGCGTCTCTTCCAACCAGCGGTCGATGGCAACCTTGCGGAAGCGCCAATGGCGGCCAATCTTCTGGCACGGGACTTTGCCTTCCCGAACGAGCTTGTAGAGCGTCGATTTCGGTATCTTCAGATAGGCGGACAACTCTTCGATGGTCAGGACATCGCCCGGTTTTTCATCCATCGGAAGCACCTCTCTGGCCGCAAGGCAGATTTCGTGTCATTGTACCTCGTTCAACCAACATAGTTTGCAGTTAGTGACAGTTGCTGTCATTAGGATTTCCGAGAAGCACCTTCTCCAGGTTGCCAGACACCCTCCGGCAGGATGACGCCCCAGTCGCCCTCCAGGTAAAGCTAGCGCAAGCGCGGTGAACAACTTACGGCAGCGACGCACGCGCAAGTGACGGGCGCAAAAGGCCGTCTGCGGGTGCTGTGGCGAAGGCGTTGGCACAGATTTCGACAGAAGAGAGGGCAAAAGAGAGTCGAACCGGGCGACTTCCGAGCACCGTGCCGCCACCGCGTGGCACATGCAGATCGGCGCCGAACCCCGCGTGGTGTCGCGCAAGCTTGAAACGAAAACGCCCAACCTCCCCGGTGAAGCCAGCGGGAGACGAGCGCATGGTCGTAACCCCTTCAGCCGTTGGCGATGGGGCCATCGAACCGGGCACGGGCGGCGGCGATCTCGGGCTGGTGACGCTCGGCCCAGGCGATGAGTGCGTTAAGCGGCGGCATCAGCGAAGTCCCGAGCGGTGTGAGCCCATAGCTCACGGTTGGCGGAGTCGACGGTGTCACCTTGCGCCAGATGAGTCCGTCACGTTCGAGGTGACGCAACGTCTCGGTCAGCATCCGGCGCGAGATGTCGGGCACGGCGCGGGCCAGCGCATTGAAGCGTTGCGGGCCCTGTGACAGGGTCACGAGGATCAGCGTCGACCACTTGTCGCCCAAGCGGTCGAGCACGTCGCGCACCGGACAGGACCGGTGTTCTCTGGAAGGTGGCGTCAGGTCAGTGGGTGAAGCGGCTCCGACAAGCCTGTCATCCGTCGTCATGTAGGTTCCCTCGGCGTAACTATGGGCGCAGTGCGTGCCTTCTTGTTTGTGAACCAAGGTTACTTTATAAGACCAGCACCCGAAAATAAACCTTGAGGAGAACCATGAAGCTTTATTACAGCCCCGGCGCCGATTACAAGACGATCAACCCGAAGCTCCCGGAAGAAGCGAAAGCCGTCCTCAAGTCGCCGCTCATGAGCCGCATCGAACGCGTCGATCGGCGGTTGACCGGCGCGGCCTACGCGATGGGCGAATCCTTCACGGTGGTGCACGCCTATCTCTTCACCGTGCTCGGATGGGGCAAATATGTCGGCATCGATCTCTCCCCCCGGCCCGTACTGACGGCCTATCTGGGCCGGGTGGCCGCCCGACCTGCCGTCCAGCCCGCGCTCGCGGTGGAAGGCCTGACCCCCGCCTCGGCATAACAAACAAGAGAATGATGATGACAACGTTGTTCACGCCCGCCCGGCTCGGCCCCCTGTCCCTGCCCAACCGCATCGTCATGGCGCCGATGACGCGCTGCCGCGCTTTCGGCAACGTGCCGAGCGAGCTGATGGTCGAGTATTACCGCCTGCGCGCCGAGGCCGGGCTCATCCTCACCGAGGGCACCTCGCCCTCGCCCAATGGCCTGGGCTATGCGCGCATTCCCGGCCTCTATTCCGATCAGCAGGTGGCCGGTTGGCGTCAGGTCACCGACGCCGTGCATGCGGCGGGCGGCCGCATCTTTGTGCAGCTCATGCACACCGGGCGGGTGGGGCATCCGGCCAACCTGCCGGCCGGCGCACGGCTCGTCGCCCCTTCGGCCATCGCCGCGCCGGGCGAAATGTGGACGGACAGCCAAGGCATGCAGCCCCACCCCGTGCCGGCCGAGATGACCGAAGCCGACATCGAAACCGCCATCGGGGAGTACGCCACGGCGTGCCAAAACGCCATCGCAGCAGGCTTCGACGGCGTCGAGCTGCATGGCGCCAACGGCTATCTCATCGACCAGTTCCTCAACACCGCCTCCAACCGGCGCGCCGACCGCTGGGGCGGGTCCATCGGGAATCGCATCCGCTTCGCGGTGGAGGTGGCCCGCGCTGCGGCCGCAGCGATCGGCGCGGAGCGGGTGGGCATGCGCATCTCGCCCTACAACACCTTCAACGGTATGGCGCCGGATGCCGAGATGGATGCCCTGTACCTGCGGCTCATTGAGGCGCTCAACGACGTCGGCCTCGTCTACATCCACGTGGTCGATCACAGTTCGATGGGGGCGCCGGCGCCGAGCGATGAATTGAAAGCGAGAATGCGCTCGGCCTTCAAGGGCCGGTATATCCTCTCCGGCGGCTACGACGCGCAGCGGGCGAACGCCGATCTCGCGGCGGGCAGGGGCGACCTCGTGGCCTTCGGGCGCCCG
The genomic region above belongs to Pelomicrobium methylotrophicum and contains:
- the brxF gene encoding BREX-3 system P-loop-containing protein BrxF, with the protein product MAEPLADQVLRKIGEVCSLYHRLILMVGPAGSGKTSALQQVSASTSAPLVNVNLELTRRMLLLTERQRALQLPRLLGEIVGEAPGELVLLDNIEILFDVHLKQDPLRLLQGLSRNKTVVAAWNGFIVDGHMMR
- a CDS encoding helix-turn-helix domain-containing protein, giving the protein MDEKPGDVLTIEELSAYLKIPKSTLYKLVREGKVPCQKIGRHWRFRKVAIDRWLEETRGRAKGGGRE
- a CDS encoding winged helix-turn-helix transcriptional regulator is translated as MTTDDRLVGAASPTDLTPPSREHRSCPVRDVLDRLGDKWSTLILVTLSQGPQRFNALARAVPDISRRMLTETLRHLERDGLIWRKVTPSTPPTVSYGLTPLGTSLMPPLNALIAWAERHQPEIAAARARFDGPIANG
- a CDS encoding glutathione binding-like protein, whose protein sequence is MKLYYSPGADYKTINPKLPEEAKAVLKSPLMSRIERVDRRLTGAAYAMGESFTVVHAYLFTVLGWGKYVGIDLSPRPVLTAYLGRVAARPAVQPALAVEGLTPASA
- a CDS encoding alkene reductase → MMTTLFTPARLGPLSLPNRIVMAPMTRCRAFGNVPSELMVEYYRLRAEAGLILTEGTSPSPNGLGYARIPGLYSDQQVAGWRQVTDAVHAAGGRIFVQLMHTGRVGHPANLPAGARLVAPSAIAAPGEMWTDSQGMQPHPVPAEMTEADIETAIGEYATACQNAIAAGFDGVELHGANGYLIDQFLNTASNRRADRWGGSIGNRIRFAVEVARAAAAAIGAERVGMRISPYNTFNGMAPDAEMDALYLRLIEALNDVGLVYIHVVDHSSMGAPAPSDELKARMRSAFKGRYILSGGYDAQRANADLAAGRGDLVAFGRPFIANPDLVQKLRTGTPLKPADPATFYTPDAKGYTEW